CTGGCAACATACACGGCCTCATTTACTTTTCCACGTAATCCAGCAGTAGAAATGATATTTAGGACGTGCCCTTCACCCTGTTTTTTTAAATAAGGTAAAATTGCTTTCGTCATGTTAATAGTACCAAATACGTTTGTTTCAAACATTTCATTCATTTGTTGTTCACTTATTTCGATAAAAGGACCGAAATGACCGATGCCGGCATTGTTGACTAAACCATAAAGTGAAAAGCGGCCACTCATTTCCGCTAATTGTTTGTTCACTTCTTCTTGATTACGAATGTCCATTGGAAGAATATCAGCTCTTCCGCCAAGGGCCTCAATTTCATTTTTAACAGAAGATAGTTTTTCTAAAGTTCTTCCCGCTAAAACAAGATGAAAGCCTTGTTGACATAAAAGAATTGCTAATTCCTTGCCTAAGCCTGACCCCGCACCAGTCACAATCATTGTTTTCATAGATATTCTCCTTTGTTCATAGTTCTAACTTTCATAATAATACAAAATTCAATATACTAAAATAAAGTAAGGTTTGGGAGTGAAAAATGATGCAGCAGGATAGACGATATAGTACAATGACAGAACATGAATTACGAGAAGAAATTGCGAGTCTTCAGGAAAAAGCAAGAAAAGCGGAACAAATGGGAATGGTCAATGAGTTTGCGGTACTTGAGCGAAAAGTTGTAATGGCCAGAGCCTATTTATCTAATCCTGATATGTTTTCACCAGGTGAAATTTACGAAATTGAAGGAGATCCGGGATCTTTTTTCAAAATTGATTATATTAATGGTGTATTTGCTTGGGGATACCGATTAAATGGTGATGGACAAGACGAAGCACTACCAATTTCAATGTTAAAATGGCTTAAGTAAAATAGAAAAGCCAGAGATGAAATCTCTGGCTTTCTTTTTAAAATCAAGACTGCTTCCTAGTCTGACGCTTTAGAATGATGAGGTCCTGGGATAGCTGGGTATCGCCGTTTATTTGTGAATGGGCGTGTTTTGGGTTATACCATGGTGTAGTAAACGGTCGATTTTGAAAAAATTTTTGATTTCCCATATCGAATCCTCCCTGTAATTAAAATCAGCCTATTGAATCATTCTCGCGCTCTCCTGAAGCACGCATCCGTTCTTGTGGATGCGTATTGATTGTACCATTTGCTCTTTTTGAGGAGTATTCAGCGTGAACGTCAGGTTCACCCTCAAATTTGTTGTTATTTTGGTTAGGAAAATTTTTTGCATTGTTTCTCATGATTTACCTCCATTAAAAGGGATGAGAAAACGTGAAAAGCAAAGGCATCTACAATGCTTTCCACGTATCACTAGTATTCGACTTTTTGCTACCGGTTATGTTGTAAAAAAATGGTAACGAGGTGCTGTAATGAATGATTATCATGAGAAATTGACAAATCTTTTATTGGATAAAAATGATTATTTATCCTATGCCCAAGCAAGAATATGGGTTGAATTGCTTTGGGATGATTTTGAAACCACCTTTGTAAGAGCGGGTGTAGAATCCCTCGGTAGTGAAACAACGGAATTAGTTGTAAAACAATGGATTGAGCAATATGGAGGACACCTCCATGAATTTGCAGGAGAGAATCTAAAGTACAAAGGATATTTTGAACAAGACAAAAATACTTTACATTAAAAAAAGCGATGACATGGTTGTCACCGCTTTTGCTTTTTGCAAATGGGTAATAATAACCCCCGCTACATCGATACAACAACTACTTTTTAGCTTGTGATTAACTTGGTAAGATATCCAATTTTTTGCGAAGCTTTTCTTCGCTAAATATCCACCCTGTATATGAATTGATTATTTCTAATTGGAGATCCAAATGAACGACTGCAACAAAAGGATAGCGATTGTTGCTCCTATAGCGTAAGTCAATAAAGCGTACCTCATAAAAATCATCATATTCATCTACTTCCCATCGATAAACAGGGGAAAAAGATAGGAACGCTGAAAGATTTTTATCCTTTTTAGCTGCTTTTAGCACAGGCGTTTCGGGTATGGGGATTCGCTTAAATTCATCTAAAATGCGAAATTGATTATTCTCTGCTCGCCCCACAAAAAATGAGTGTTCATTTGTTACTGCTATTCTCCAATGATGAAATTTCATTGTTGGTGCTATAATAATTTGAGTTGCATCAGGTATGGCTTTTTTGACCTCCGTCCGGACTATCCCTTGGGCCTTAAATCTTATTAAATAATAGGCAAAGATTACGGCATACATCGCAAGGAAAGTATATCCAGGTATTGCTCCCACGATCCAGAGAATGATTCCAACAACGTGAATTGCGAATATAAATGGGTCAAATGTGTTGATGACTCCTAATGCAACCCATTTAGGTGAAAAGGGTCTAAGCGCCTGGGTACCATAAGCATTAAAAATATCAACAAAGACATGGAGAAAGACAGCAAAAAATGTCCAAAGCCATAAATGCAATAAATTTGCTCCTGGATGAAATGGGTAAACTACAGCTAGAATAGCTAAAGGCCATAGAATTACTGCTGGGATCGAATGTGTGACGCCCCGGTGATTTCGAATATATACCGCATTATTCCTAAGTTTCAAAACGGTGTCTATATCAGGTATTTGTGATCCAACAATTGCGGCGATTAAGACACTACTCGCTGTGGCAGAATTTGTTGCGACCACTGGATCAAGTGTAGCAATCCCACCAAGGGCAATGCCCATTACAACATGAGTTCCTGTATCCAAAAGGAAAGGGCCTCCTTAAATAGATTTGGTTAATAAACCTTGCCTTGAGCTGAAAACACTTCTTTTTGAAAGTTTCTGCTTATGATTAAACATTAAAATTAAAAAAATTAACCTAATTCTTCAATAACTTGTCCAACATTCTTAAAAAAATGTCCTAAATACTTAAGGATCTAATAAAGGTTATACACTTTTATATTCCCACATTTCCGCATTGTTTAACAACTTGGAGGTACAAAAGTAATGGAAAATGAGTTAAAAAATATCGGGAAAATCGATATTAAAGCATTTCAAGATGATCTAATTTCTTGGTTTAAAGAAGAACAACGAGATTTACCATGGCGCAAGGATCAAGATCCTTATAAAGTTTGGGTATCGGAAATCATGTTGCAACAAACACGAGTGGATACAGTGATTCCGTATTTCAACCGTTTCATCGATTGGTTTCCAACAATTGATGATCTAGCTAAAGCGGAAGAAGAGAAAGTCCTGAAAGCTTGGGAAGGACTCGGTTATTATTCAAGGGTTCGAAATTTACATTCGGCCGTAAAAGAGGTAAGGGAAAAGTATAAAGGGGTAGTTCCAAATACTCCAATAGAAATTGCAGAACTTAAAGGCGTCGGTCCATATACAGCAGGAGCTATCTTAAGTATTGCATATGGCATCCCAGAACCCGCTGTTGATGGAAATGTAATGAGAGTATTATCGAGGATTCTTTCTATTTGGGAGGATATAGCCAAACCCTCTTCAAGGAAAATTTTTGAAAGTGCAGTTCGCCAATTAATTTCCCAGACAGAACCTTCAGCATTTAATCAAGCTTTGATGGAGCTTGGGGCATTAATATGTACTCCTACATCCCCATCATGTTTACTCTGTCCTGTTCGTGAACATTGCCAAGCATTTTCTGAAGGAGTCCAAACAGAGCTTCCGATAAAATCAAAGAAAACCAAACAGCGCAATGTTCAGCTAATTTCTATTATTGCTACCAATGAACAAGGTAAAATTTTAATTCATAAGCGCCCTAATAAAGGACTGCTTGCAAATTTATGGGAGTTCCCAAATATTGAAATAACCCTTCCATTTCAAAATGAGAAGGAAAAAATTAAAGATCTTTTTAAGGAAACATTTGATTTGGAATTTAAACCTGAAAAAGTAATCGGTCAAATCGAGCATGTTTTTTCACATTTAATCTGGAATGTACATGTTTATAGCGGAAAAATAGTGAGAAATCCTTCTGAAAATCAGGAATGGAAATTTGTTTCTTTAGAGGAAATGGAAGACTTTGCTATCCCCGTTCCCTTTCAAAAAATGCGTCAGTTATATAAACAATAAATGAACGCCAAAATGGCGTTCATTTATTGTTAGTCGTAAGTTATTTCAGTACCATGATTTGAATCGGCCTCATGGCGTTTCATTCCACCACGATACTCGATTTCTTTTATGATCTCTGTATGGATAGTTAAGCCTTCGCTATTTAAGTAGGGAGCAATTTGTTGTAATGAGTGGTGAAAAAATGCCAGTTCACCGTTATTCCATTCTGATTTTGGAATCATAGATAACTCGGTCATATCACGTCCAACATACATTTTGATCTTCCTTTCAAAAGGATTCTTTTGTGTTAGTGTCCTTTTTACAATTGTCTTCTATACATGTTAAAGATAAAATAGGTAACAAACAGGGAAATAGAGAGGAATTAAATTATGACACAAAAGGTTGCATTAATAACAGGTAGCAGCAGAGGAATTGGGAAGGCAACAGCCCTCAAGTTAGCCCAAGCAGGATATGATATTGTCATTAATTACGCGAGAAGTAAGAAATCGGCTCTTGAAACTGCTGAGGAAATTGAAGCTCTTGGTAGAAAAGTTTTAATCGTGAAAGCCAATGTCGGTGATGTGCAAAAGATCAAAGATATGTTTGTACAAATAGATGAGGAATTTGGTCGTTTAGATGTGTTTGTAAATAATGCTGCTTCGGGTGTTCAAAGACCTATTATGGAAATTGAAGAAGCACACTGGGATTGGACGTTAAATATTAATAGCAAGGCATTGTTATTTTGTGGACAAGAGGCAGCAAAGCTAATGGAGCGAAATAATGGAGGAAAAATTGTCAGTATCAGTTCACTTGGGGCAATTCGGTATTTAAAAAATTATACAACTGTTGGGGTATCGAAAGCAGCACTAGAAGCATTAACGCGGTATTTAGCAGTGGAATTAGCTCCAAAAAACATCATTGTTAATGCTGTTTCCGGGGGAGCAGTTGATACGGAGGCACTACAGCACTTTCCAAATCGCGAACAAATTCTTCAAGAAGCGAAGGCCAAAACTCCTGCAGGAAAAATGGTGGAGATCGACGACATGGTGAATTGTGTAATGTTCCTTTTATCAGACGAATCAAGCATGATAAGAGGCCAAACCATTATTGTTGATGGTGGAATTTCTTTATTAGTCTAATTTTGAAATTTTTCCCATATAAAAAATTGGGATAGCTTTCACGTAGCTTGGTTACATTAAACACGTGGAGGTGATTAAAAGTGGCAAACTTTAATAAACAACCTAACAAAACACAAGCTGGAACTAACATTCAAGCACAATCTGCTGCAGCTCAAGGCCAATTCGGAACTGAGTTTGCAAGTGAAACAAATGCTGCAGAGGTAAGACAACAAAATGCTCAATCAGCAGGAGCACAAACTGCTAAATCTGCTGGAGCACAAGGCCAATTCGGAACTGAGTTTGCGAGTGAAACAAATGCTGCAGAGGTAAAGAAACAAAACCAACAAGCTGAAGCTCGTAAATCTCAAAATTCTGGCCAATTTGGAAAACAAAGCTAATAGAAATATCCTTAGATGGCACTCCAATACTGTTGGAGTGTCTTTTTTTTAGCCATTTAACAAGGAGTGCCTTTATTAGCTTATAAAAAAGTTTATCTTTGTTAAGGTACTAAAGTAAGTGAGTAACATTGATAAATATTCAGCACTCAAATCGCATAAGTGCAACTAGGCAATCGCCGGCGCTATGGCTTTGGCGCTAGCCAAGTTTTCTTTAAGGTGATGAATTCTTAATGGAAAATGAAAATTTTAGCAAAGAGTGATGAAATCAATGCCTCTTTTGTTTTAAATTCTCTGTCTAAACGTTATAATAGTAGAAAATAGAAATGTACTTTGTTAACTTTTGTCGTTTAAATAAGGTTATCGATAGGTTGCAAAGCGTTCAGGCAATGAAAGTAGGGGAAAATCGTGGGCGTACCCATCGAAGGTGAACCGATACAAATACATAGTTATAAACATAATGGGAATATCCACCGTGTCTGGGAAGAAACAACTGTTTTAAAAGGGACACAGAATTTGGTGATTGGTGGAAATGACCGGACACTTGTGACCGAATCGGATGGAAGAACATGGATTACCCGTGAACCAGCAATATGCTATTTTCATGCGCAGTACTGGTTTAATATTCTTGGAATGATTCGTGAAGATGGTATTTATTATTATTGTAATATTAGTTCCCCATTCATTTTTGACGGAGAAGCATTAAAGTATATCGATTATGATTTAGATATCAAGGTATTCCCTGATATGACATTTAATTTATTGGACGAAGATGAGTATGAACGCCATCGCCGGGAAATGAATTATCCTGAAGCAATTGATCAAATACTTAAAAGAAATGTTGATAAGCTAATTCAATGGATTCGCCAACGGAAAGGCCCTTTTTCACCTGAATTTATTGATATTTGGTATGAACGGTATTTGACTTACAGACGTTAATTAGTTGTTTGTAGTGAACCCCTGTTGATTTATGAATGATCAACAGGTTTTTATTTGGGGAAGGTGGGTCAATAGCCTTGAGTAGTATCCGCAGGTATCTTCAATTTGTAAAACCTTATCGCTTACAAATTATCGGAACAATTATTATAGGACTTATTAAATTTTCTATTCCTCTTATTATCCCGATGCTAATTAGGTACGTGGTAGATGATATCATTGAAAATGATGCATTAACGCAGCATGTCAAAATCACCAAATTATTTTTTATCATGGGAACCATGTTGGTTGTTTTTGTTATTTGCAGGCCACCAATTGAATATTATCGTCAATATTTTGCACAATGGACATCAAGTAAAATCCTCTATGATATTCGCGATCAGCTATATACCCACATACAAAAACTAAGCTTTAAATATTATTCAAACACCCGTGCAGGGGAAATCATTTCCCGAATGATCAATGATGTAGAACAAACGAAGACATTTGTTATTTCTGGATTAATGAATCTTTGGCTCGATATGGCAACGATTGTTATTGCGATTGGGTTAATGTTTTCAATGAGTAAATCTCTTACACTTATATCCGTATTGCTGTTTCCACTCTACGCTATTTCAGTAAGGTATTTCTTCGGGAACTTGCGGAGGCTCACCAGAATTCGATCACAAGCTCTTGCGGGGGTGCAGAGTTATTTGCATGAACGTGTTCAAGGAATGTCGGTTATCAAAAGTTTTGCGATTGAAAAATATGAGCAAGGTCAATTTGATAAACATAATAAAAACTTCTTAGATAAGGCGTTACAACACACGAGCTGGAATGCTAAATCTTATGCAGCAGTCAATACGATAACAGATATTGCCCCATTAATCGTTATTGGCTATTCAGCCTATCTGGTTATTCAGCATAACCTCTCTTTAGGTACGATGGTAGCTTTTTTCGCTTATATTGACAAGTTGTATAATCCATTGCGCAGACTTGTAAACTCTTCGACAACCATAACCCAGTCATTTGCATCAATGGATCGTATTTTCGAACTTATGGATGAAAAGTACGATATTGTTGATGCACCACATGCCATTGAATGCAAAGAGATTTTAGGCGAAATAACATTTGAAAATGTTTCTTTTTCTTACGCAGAAGGGGAGGAATTGGTTTTAAAAGAAATTTCACTTCAGGTAAAAAAAGGGGAAACCATTGCACTTGTAGGAATGAGTGGGGGCGGTAAATCAACGTTAGTCAGCTTGATTCCGCGTTTTTATGATGTAACAGAGGGTAGAATTTTATTAGATGGTATGGATATTCGTGAATTTAAGGTTCAGTCCCTTCGAGATAAAATTGGAGTAGTGTTTCAAGATAATATCTTATTTAGCGAGTCAGTAAAAGAGAATATCTTGCTAGGAATGCCAACTGCTTCTGACGAAGAAGTGATTTGTGCAGCAAAGGCGGCAAATGCCCATGAATTTATCTTAAATCTTCCAGATGGATATGACACGAAAGTAGGAGAACGAGGTGTTAAGCTTTCAGGGGGGCAGAAACAGCGTATTGCCATTGCAAGGGTATTCTTGAAAAATTCACCGTTAATTATTTTAGATGAGGCAACTTCTGCACTTGATTTGGAAAGCGAACATCTTATTCAGGAATCCCTCCAAGAGCTAGCAAGGGATCGTACCACTTTTATTGTGGCTCATCGCCTATCAACCATTACCCATGCAGATCGAATTATTTTAATTGAGCATGGAAAAATTGTTGAAGTAGGAACACATGAAGAATTAATGAAGAAACAAGGGAATTATTGTAGATTATTTCAGGTTCAACAGCTTGAAACTAAAGAAACCGAAGCAGTCAATTAACTGCTTCGGTTTTTTGTTAGCTAATCAGAATTTATATCCATAAATTCTGCTAGCGCATAAGTGCAACTACGCCTAATCATCGCCCTTTGGGGCTCGCCAATCGGCGAGTTTTCTTTATATATGCATCATTCTGTTGAAACCGACGGATCGGCCTGTTCTTTTGCGGGAAGGATTTGAACGAAGTTTTCTTCTAGATTAGCTAGAAGGGTTTTTAGCATCGTTGCCTCACTCACTTGCCCATCACTCACAAGCAATTCGATGTATTTGCTTAAAAGTTCACTTACGTCTTTTTTCCCTTTATCATGTAGATCTGAAACAAAAACTTTTGCTCCTTTTGCAATCCGGCGTTTAATGGCATCCTTTGTAAGTCCCATTTCTGGTTGATGTCTAATATAGATTGCGCCCCCAGTCATACCTGCACAAATCCATGGGCCAGGATCTCCCAAGACTAGACCACGACCATTCGTCATATATTCAAATGCAAAACCTTTGATATTTGCTTTTGAGCCAATGTTGCCATGCTCCGTTGCTGGAATAGCTTTTTTAACAAGGCCCCCAATGATAATATCTGCACCTGAAAGCCGAATACCTGCTCGTGCATCTGCATTTCCTTGGGCGATAAGTAATCCTTTTTGAGCACCATAGCCAAAGCCTTTTCCAACCGAGCCATTATAGTACTTTCCATTTTTTCCTTTAGATTTAAGAACTTGAATACTTCCACCGAATGACGTTTTTCCAACCCCATCCTGGCCTCCACCGTTCACGGTAATATGGATTCCTTCGCTATTATAAGCACCTAACCCATTTCCCGGAATAGATCCTTCTTTGTATTTTAACTGAACGGTTTGGAGATTGTGATAGGAACCGTCTAGTCTACCTCGGACCCGATGGCAAGAAACACGGCTTCCTAGTACCCTTTGATCAGATGTGATACTGACAAATTCACGGGAAGTATTCAATTCATCAACGCTCGCATCAAGATACTCTGCTCCAACTGCCATTTGCATCTGAATAGTATCTTCTGAAATCATATGTCCCATTTGAGTAACTTTTCCCATTTCAAGTTGTGATAGCAGAGATGAGAGGTCAAGCCGCTCTGCTCCTGTTATTTGTTCAAGCAAATCAGAGCGACCAACTGCATCCTGCAGGTTTTTAATGCCTGATTCAGCAGCAAGTTCTTTTAATTCCTGACCAAATGCAGTAAAAAGGTTCATAATTCCTTGAACTGCTAAATCTAATTGTCGTGGTACAAAGCGGCGTAGGCCGTGTTCCTTTGCTTGGGCCTCAGAATCAATTTGCGTAGCAATTCCAACATGACAGGTATCGAGATGACAGCCACGGCAAGTCGTACAACCAATGGCAATCATTGATAATGTGCCAAACCCAATTCGGTTTGCTCCAAGAAGCATAACCTTAATTATATCTGTTGCACTTTTTATTCCACCATCGGCCCAGATTTCTACCTTATGGCGAAGCCCACTCTCAATTAGAGCATTGTGGGCTGCTTTTACCCCTATTTCAACAGGCAACCCGACATGCTGAAGGGCATGAATTCTTGCGGCGCCTGTTCCACCGTCAAAACCGCTAAGTGTGATAATGTCTGCCCCAGCTTTAGCGATACCTACAGCAATTGTACCAATATTAGGCACAATAGGGACCTTAACAGCAATCCTTGCCTGATCATTAGCCGTTTTCAATTCATGGATCATTTGCGCTAAATCTTCAATAGAGTAAATATCATGGTTATTTGATGGTGAAATCAAGTCTGAACCAATTGTTGCATTTCTGGCTTCAGCAATCTTTGCTGTCACTTTGGAGCCAGGTAAGTGGCCGCCTTCACCAGGTTTTGCACCTTGCCCAATTTTAATCTCCAGCAGATTGGAGGAGTTTAGCAACTCAGCGTTCACTCCGAAACGTCCGGATGCAATTTGTTGTCCTCTAGTGTGCGGATATTTGCCAAGCATATCTTTAATTTCTCCGCCTTCACCATTTAAACTAATCATATTTAAGCGATTGGCACCTTCGGCATAAGCACGAAAGGCTGTTTCATTTTGGGAACCGAATGACATCGAAGAAATCACAAACGGTAGATCATGTTTACCTACACGAATATCCACTTCTTCTGGTGATAATGGGTGTATGCTCTTTTTTAACTTTGTCAAATGGCGAATGGTTGTAGGGTTATCTAATTCCTGCCCGGTAATCTTTTCACGATAAATACTGTAATCGCCAGTTCTAGCAACATCACCAATTGATTTCCAAATACGCGGGAAAACCCTGAAAGTATTTCCGATTTTTTCTTGCTCATTTTGATAATCCGCTGCTCTTGCTAAAGAATCTTTTTCCATTGCAGCAAAATTAAATTCAACCTCTTTTGACCCGAAAAAGTTTACGATATTTAAGGTATCAGTGATTTCTTCATTCAAGCCAATGGCAGAGAATAATCGGCCGTAACCACGTAATTCATGGATACCTAGAGTGGATACCACTTTTTCTAGTCCTTTGGTAAGGGCATTGTACAAGTTAATAAGTGGCTGATTCGTTTCATCTGATACGGTGATGAACATATAATACGGGCTAATCAAATCTGCTCCCAATCCAAAGGTAGTCACAATATCATGAAGTGACCTCATGGCTGCAGAGCGTACGATCAAAGAACAATCCCTTCTTAGTTCTGCCTTAACCAATGCCTGATCAACTGCGGATGTTACCAGATGCGGATCAATCCAATAAAAATTTTCTTGATTGGATTTTGCATCATCCAAAATGATAAGTGTCTTTCCAGAAGAAACTGCTTGAACGGCTTCCTCTGAAATTCTCAGAAGGGCTTCTGGGATGCTTTCATTTTTCTTAAATGTAGCTGAAATAAATGCTACTAATTTTTGTTCTTGATAATGTCGAACAATTTGATCAAAACTTGGTTGGCCTACAAATTCTGAACAGTTGAAACCTGCCTTCCCTTCTAAGAGGAGAGGATTTGTAAGTTCTAATACTATTCCAGGGTCTTCGTTTACAAAAAGGTTTGGACGTTTACCAATAATGACACGGGTTGAAAAGTGTTCTGTTTCACGGTCACGATCAATTGCAGGATTGGTCACGACAGCAACGCTCTCTTTAATAAAATCGGCAATATTTCTTCGTTCAGAATTAAGTGCTGCAAGCGGAGCATCGTGTCCAAGTGAACGAATAGGCTCGACACCTTTTTCAGCCATTTGTTCAATTAACTGGATATGATCACGTTCCCACCCAAATGATTTATATTGGCCGTTATGAATTTTATCTGGATATGTCATGGTTATTGTTTTACTCAATATTGGCTGCTTGAGACGGTTACGAGAATTCTCCACATTTATCCTTGTTGCAAAGCGGTTAAATACTTCTTCCTGATAAAGGGAGTATTCATAAACACCTAATTTCTCACCATGCCATTTGAATCCAACCTTCTCCCCAGGAGCTAACGATTTCGGCTCGTTTACATATTCTGTTGACGGGATGATGCCAGGTTCTGATGAAAATAGATATGAACTATCTGTTTCAAGCATCCAAAGTGGGCGAAGGCCAAGCGCATCTACACTAAAAACTGCCTCATCCCCGAATCTTGAAATAATGCCAGCAGGCCCCTGAGCAAAATGGCCCCATGCTTCGCGAATATAGGTATATAAGTCTTGAAGATGATCTGAATATGATTTAATTTCATTTACTATTGGAGGGAACAAAATGTCCATGACTTCAAATAAAGAATAACCATTAAGGCACATTAATGTTTCCATTGTCCGACTT
The Neobacillus sp. PS3-40 genome window above contains:
- a CDS encoding glutamate synthase-related protein gives rise to the protein MNQTWNPSLFKDFHKDEHDSCGIVACLEKSKLPTRKNIFDCIDALVSMNHRAGFINGEGDGVGIHIDIPTDLWKEKLFMAGVDPKLAEKDEFIVGHIFISRNVDFQSTKIELMQKLEVHGLDLIFETDEVTIPSALGPIATQENPVFWQIACVSNKKGQELTKTIFETLIDFELNDEIHVASLSQNHAVYKVMGAGNILPRYYLDLANPLVASTMSLGHNRYSTNTKSSFFRVQPFSVLGHNGEINTIAKLRDEAKMIGIPLVNGGSDSQDLSRTMETLMCLNGYSLFEVMDILFPPIVNEIKSYSDHLQDLYTYIREAWGHFAQGPAGIISRFGDEAVFSVDALGLRPLWMLETDSSYLFSSEPGIIPSTEYVNEPKSLAPGEKVGFKWHGEKLGVYEYSLYQEEVFNRFATRINVENSRNRLKQPILSKTITMTYPDKIHNGQYKSFGWERDHIQLIEQMAEKGVEPIRSLGHDAPLAALNSERRNIADFIKESVAVVTNPAIDRDRETEHFSTRVIIGKRPNLFVNEDPGIVLELTNPLLLEGKAGFNCSEFVGQPSFDQIVRHYQEQKLVAFISATFKKNESIPEALLRISEEAVQAVSSGKTLIILDDAKSNQENFYWIDPHLVTSAVDQALVKAELRRDCSLIVRSAAMRSLHDIVTTFGLGADLISPYYMFITVSDETNQPLINLYNALTKGLEKVVSTLGIHELRGYGRLFSAIGLNEEITDTLNIVNFFGSKEVEFNFAAMEKDSLARAADYQNEQEKIGNTFRVFPRIWKSIGDVARTGDYSIYREKITGQELDNPTTIRHLTKLKKSIHPLSPEEVDIRVGKHDLPFVISSMSFGSQNETAFRAYAEGANRLNMISLNGEGGEIKDMLGKYPHTRGQQIASGRFGVNAELLNSSNLLEIKIGQGAKPGEGGHLPGSKVTAKIAEARNATIGSDLISPSNNHDIYSIEDLAQMIHELKTANDQARIAVKVPIVPNIGTIAVGIAKAGADIITLSGFDGGTGAARIHALQHVGLPVEIGVKAAHNALIESGLRHKVEIWADGGIKSATDIIKVMLLGANRIGFGTLSMIAIGCTTCRGCHLDTCHVGIATQIDSEAQAKEHGLRRFVPRQLDLAVQGIMNLFTAFGQELKELAAESGIKNLQDAVGRSDLLEQITGAERLDLSSLLSQLEMGKVTQMGHMISEDTIQMQMAVGAEYLDASVDELNTSREFVSITSDQRVLGSRVSCHRVRGRLDGSYHNLQTVQLKYKEGSIPGNGLGAYNSEGIHITVNGGGQDGVGKTSFGGSIQVLKSKGKNGKYYNGSVGKGFGYGAQKGLLIAQGNADARAGIRLSGADIIIGGLVKKAIPATEHGNIGSKANIKGFAFEYMTNGRGLVLGDPGPWICAGMTGGAIYIRHQPEMGLTKDAIKRRIAKGAKVFVSDLHDKGKKDVSELLSKYIELLVSDGQVSEATMLKTLLANLEENFVQILPAKEQADPSVSTE